Proteins co-encoded in one Fusarium musae strain F31 chromosome 3, whole genome shotgun sequence genomic window:
- a CDS encoding hypothetical protein (EggNog:ENOG41): MATIQEAEQIVRRLTRKYGFLNEQMMDDIEQFNAEYRREIDENWLAMESAVSHSVKILAKQIYGSGARFVFELLQNAEDNIFNKAREAEALPFVSFKIYPNKIIVECNEDGFTEPDLQAICAVGQSTKSGSHGYIGAKGIGFKSVFIAASRVHIQSGNFSFEFRHNKTDPGIGMVRPIWVNPVEAIPSPLTRTTLYIHDRGDPDELQHLKRIISMQFDDLQETCLLFLRKLEQISLEFYGENGELERSKYFRKHKIDDYRVSLETTSGVRGDETTRSQIYHITRQMATNLARSDNRELPDTKEAKNDSSKAEVVLAFPITDTSEPLVTQKNQDLFAFLPLRRSDYKFLIHSDFDTNANRQDIVTTSRRNFDLRDWVASAFFQAVLQFCEHPTLCYTWPMFLPSSSDASSDAFWSGLNHEIQRLMKKTPVLKSRNRVDLRLIGDVVILPLSAQDAEGYPLFDDPTKDLYLSPSYSQVARDILKGYGLGIMNILDFLNLLETDIRSPNSRFYGENTTDEWLSSVARALSKHYEGSPSIQQRLKSLPLLPLRSGAWTSTTSGPVYFPKTGDLNIPESLDLKVIAVHASSNPDRSTLFQQLGVCQATFEDVRASILRSFTSKKSLTLRIINEHLSFLYRTHQTGKHGPKEYMGVGVVTGDLVGKKPPETDIYLPGKSHAYSPASLLDIEAASPGLSVDFLHSAHMENTPDKPSLLHPSWETWLCDSIGVRDRLRLISRDKSGLSDVFLYVFEHQPENFLGLFEHLWLHEKPGFVTSRALRWKIEDLPAQKLCGVDYSIKLKEAWLPLNDLRHLVDRYMEYPKQFPFLKLKELETTEQIGSKWHFLSDYFSVSKDDSVDFLLQVLHYIQKSCPKRPSESQTRKVFDLYIAIYARLTVASDGPEARLKIKQFFDNGGVLDPNQNDPMWTSSPLCLWTAPPDMIMFHSLKASYMERIDNEKFRNIENLFKGTLEIPDASLDNLVTELTELREEGCEDIPRIRAIYDYLHKAKIPLPRLKAAFEASPLIYCETRHGESGWYKTSDCLWSSETVIRGKAILDECWEAYENFFVGKLGVRLLTLQMVYDELRQSSGTNTEETKVAVLSLNGLLQTETTRLDPEPIRQAKVFPVRYPTGTVVLSSVSVDFAIGDRDKLKTMFRDKIALLDFEMDEVRRLRPLIEWLGLQYRYLSNSVEESTFISSDSERPISTANRDLKRKAYHIARVASTFNSPRFEDNPLGLYEQLRTMRIVEVERISSVLKLFQNKHPFTIPVATANEHIEDTTGNLTIYVPRERRAQELCFGSVLPRKFAAWLMHPSKSLTDGPVETDIVKVLTAVFATERFVLDDVLDDQGILTVSFDNQDEEDNSDEAEEHQADDQEEEGQERRLSDSRLETDDTSTEQLTPERSSINASTPPYRGSSGNSPEGSPPGTVVETISQRSQMSYQPYSGRPLHHPTDQVPSSQLSAMASLPEQQSFEDARYRSILDRVIDKARNAVFPSRGSFDMTDMRNALPGGDTDAYQSFDGMDVMGQFRSTNQLERDKKVGAAGELYAWRGRETADLVYDDDEGHLTNTLIGCGYLGHDAWHGARPRYYIEVKTTTGPCSTAFYMSGKQYQLMQQIHHTEDRSEIYMVFRVFQLDSDGIGLCVYTDPEKLRQDGRLLFKGQAWSITPGANTG; the protein is encoded by the exons ATGGCGACCATACAGGAGGCGGAGCAAATTGTGCGACGGTTGACCAGGAAGTATGGGTTTCTGAACGAACAAATGATGGACGATATCGAACAATTCAATGCCGAATATCGTCgggagattgatgagaactGGCTGGCGATGGAAAGCGCTGTATCGCACTCCGTCAAGAT ATTGGCAAAGCAGATCTACGGCAGTGGTGCTCGGTTTGTCTTTGAACTTCTTCAGAATGCCGAGGataacatcttcaacaaggctCGCGAAGCAGAAGCGCTGCCTTTCGTCTCTTTTAAGATATATCCAAATAAGATCATCGTCGAGTGCAATGAAGATGGCTTTACAGAGCCAGACTTACAAGCTATTTGCGCAGTTGGACAAAGCACCAAGTCAGGTTCTCACGGATACATCGGCGCCAAAGGTATTGGTTTCAAGTCCGTATTTATCGCAGCATCGAGAGTTCATATTCAGTCTGGGAATTTCTCGTTCGAGTTTCGGCACAACAAGACGGACCCAGGTATAGGCATGGTCAGACCTATCTGGGTAAATCCAGTTGAGGCCATTCCCAGCCCTCTTACCCGTACGACTCTATACATCCATGACCGAGGAGACCCAGACGAACTTCAACATCTGAAGAGGATTATTTCTATGCAATTTGATGATCTACAGGAAACTTGTTTGCTCTTCCTGCGAAAGCTTGAGCAAATCAGCCTGGAATTCTATGGTGAGAATGGCGAACTGGAACGATCAAAGTACTTTCGCAAGCATAAGATCGACGACTATCGCGTATCTCTGGAGACTACATCTGGTGTTCGTGGAGACGAGACTACTCGAAGTCAAATCTATCATATCACAAGACAAATGGCGACCAACTTGGCCCGGAGCGACAACCGCGAGCTTCCTGATACCAAAGAGGCTAAGAATGATTCCTCCAAGGCTGAAGTCGTTTTGGCTTTTCCAATTACCGACACCTCTGAACCACTTGTCACTCAGAAGAACCAAGACCTGTTTGCATTTTTACCTCTCAGAAGATCCGATTACAAG TTTTTAATCCACTCCGATTTTGATACGAATGCCAATCGGCAGGATATCGTCACCACATCACGCAGGAATTTCGACCTTCGGGACTGGGTTGCATCTGCGTTCTTTCAGGCGGTTCTGCAGTTCTGCGAGCATCCTACACTCTGCTACACCTGGCCTATGTTCCTCCCGTCCTCCTCAGATGCTAGTTCCGATGCATTCTGGTCAGGCCTTAATCACGAGATACAAAgattgatgaagaaaacGCCAGTTCTGAAATCCCGAAATCGAGTCGATTTGCGCCTGATAGGCGACGTTGTCATTCTCCCCCTCAGTGCCCAGGATGCGGAAGGATATCCTTTGTTTGACGACCCGACTAAAGATCTTTATCTTTCACCTAGCTACTCACAAGTGGCAAGGGACATTCTCAAAGGCTACGGGCTAGGGATCATGAACATACTAGATTTCCTCAACTTACTGGAAACTGATATCCGCAGTCCCAACTCCAGGTTCTACGGAGAAAATACGACCGATGAATGGCTCTCATCTGTGGCACGCGCGTTGTCCAAACATTACGAGGGCTCTCCGTCTATACAACAGAGATTGAAGTCGTTGCCTTTGCTCCCTCTGAGATCCGGAGCATGGACATCGACTACATCTGGGCCAGTGTATTTCCCAAAGACGGGGGATCTCAACATCCCTGAATCTTTAGACCTCAAGGTTATCGCAGTTCATGCATCCAGTAATCCGGATAGGAGCACCTTATTCCAACAACTTGGAGTCTGTCAGGCCACATTTGAAGACGTGAGAGCATCAATCCTCAGATCGTTCACCTCAAAGAAATCCTTAACGCTCAGAATCATAAATGAGCATTTGAGCTTTCTTTATCGGACACACCAGACCGGAAAGCACGGGCCGAAAGAATACATGGGGGTAGGGGTCGTCACTGGCGATTTGGTGGGAAAGAAGCCGCCTGAGACGGATATATATCTCCCTGGAAAATCGCATGCGTACAGTCCTGCAAGCCTTTTAGACATCGAAGCGGCCTCGCCAGGTTTATCCGTGGATTTTTTACATTCGGCCCACATGGAAAACACCCCAGACAAGCCGAGCTTATTACACCCAAGCTGGGAGACGTGGCTATGCGATTCTATCGGTGTACGTGATCGGTTGAGACTCATTTCACGAGACAAAAGCGGCTTATCGGATGTCTTTCTGTATGTCTTTGAGCACCAGCCAGAGAATTTCTTGGGGTTATTTGAGCATCTCTGGTTACACGAAAAACCAGGTTTTGTGACAAGTCGGGCTCTCCGATGGAAGATTGAAGATCTACCTGCCCAGAAACTCTGCGGTGTTGACTATTCAATCAAGCTAAAGGAAGCCTGGCTTCCCCTCAACGATTTGCGACATCTTGTCGACCGTTACATGGAATACCCTAAGCAATTTCcctttctcaagctcaaggaatTAGAAACAACCGAACAGATTGGATCAAAATGGCATTTCCTGAGTGACTACTTCTCAGTCAGTAAAGACGATAGCGTGGATTTCCTACTCCAAGTACTCCATTATATTCAGAAATCCTGCCCTAAACGGCCTTCCGAAAGCCAAACTCGAAAGGTGTTTGACTTGTACATCGCCATATACGCCAGACTTACGGTTGCTAGTGATGGGCCAGAAGCGAGGCTCAAGATTAA GCAATTCTTTGACAACGGAGGAGTCCTCGACCCTAATCAGAATGATCCTATGTGGACATCATCCCCGCTTTGTTTATGGACCGCACCGCCAGATATGATCATGTTTCACTCTCTTAAGGCTTCCTACATGGAAAGGATAGATAATGAGAAGTTTAGGAATATCGAGAACCTATTCAAGGGAACACTTGAGATTCCGGATGCGTCGCTGGATAACCTGGTGACCGAGCTGACTGAACTCCGGGAGGAAGGTTGCGAGGACATACCTCGCATACGGGCAATCTATGATTACTTGCACAAGGCAAAAATACCTTTGCCCCGTTTGAA AGCTGCATTTGAGGCATCCCCCCTCATCTATTGTGAAACGCGACATGGCGAGTCTGGCTGGTATAAGACCTCGGATTGTCTGTGGTCTAGTGAAACAGTTATCCGTGGAAAAGCCATTCTGGATGAATGTTGGGAGGCTTATGAGAACTTCTTTGTTGGCAAACTAGGTGTGAGGCTGCTCACCTTGCAGATGGTCTATGATGAACTGCGGCAATCATCAGGGACCAATACGGAAGAGACCAAAGTAGCTGTTCTGTCACTCAATGGTCTCCTACAAACAGAAACGACACGACTGGATCCGGAGCCGATCAGACAAGCCAAAGTCTTTCCGGTCAGATACCCAACTGGCACTGTCGTTTTGAGCTCTGTGAGCGTTGACTTTGCCATTGGAGATCGGGACAAATTGAAGACGATGTTTCGTGACAAAATTGCTCTTTTGGActttgagatggatgaagTCCGTCGCCTCAGACCGTTGATCGAATGGCTGGGACTCCAGTATCGATACTTGTCTAACTCTGTTGAAGAAAGTACTTTCATCTCCAGTGATTCGGAGCGTCCGATTTCTACAGCCAACCGAGACCTCAAACGCAAGGCTTACCATATTGCTCG TGTCGCTTCTACTTTCAATAGCCCTCGATTTGAGGACAACCCGCTCGGTCTCTATGAGCAACTTCGCACGATGAGAATCGTGGAGGTCGAAAGAATATCGTCTGTGTTGAAATTATTCCAAAACAAACACCCGTTCACGATCCCAGTTGCAACCGCCAACGAACATATTGAAGATACAACAGGAAACCTCACGATTTATGTCCCAAGAGAGCGCAGAGCGCAGGAGCTCTGCTTCGGTTCAGTCCTTCCAAGGAAATTCGCGGCATGGCTAATGCACCCGTCGAAGAGCCTCACCGATGGACCAGTAGAGACGGACATAGTTAAGGTCTTGACTGCAGTCTTTGCAACTGAAAGATTCGTCCTTGATGATGTCCTCGACGACCAGGGAATATTAACAGTATCTTTCGACAAccaggatgaagaagacaacaGCGACGAGGCAGAGGAGCATCAGGCAGACgatcaagaggaagaaggccaagaacgaCGACTATCAGATAGCCGCCTCGAAACCGATGATACCTCTACTGAGCAACTAACACCCGAGCGTTCTTCTATAAATGCTAGTACACCACCATATCGTGGATCCTCTGGAAATTCGCCCGAGGGAAGCCCTCCTGGAACAGTCGTCGAGACCATCTCCCAGCGAAGTCAGATGTCATATCAGCCTTATTCAGGAAGG CCATTACACCACCCAACCGACCAGGTTCCTTCAAGCCAGCTTTCGGCTATGGCGTCACTGCCTGAACAGCAATCTTTTGAAGATGCGAGATATCGCTCAATCCTAGACAGGGTTATTGACAAAGCCCGGAATGCGGTATTCCCATCCAGAGGGTCATTTGACATGACCGATATGCGGAATGCTCTACCTGGAGGTGATACGGACGCTTACCAGAGTTTTGATGGGATGGATGTCATGGGTCAATTTCGGTCAACTAATCAGCTGGAGCGCGACAAGAAGGTTGGGGCTGCAGGCGAGTTATAT GcttggagagggagagaaacCGCCGATCTGGTctacgacgatgatgagggacACTTGACAAACACGCTGATCGGTTGTGGCTATCTTGGTCATGATGCGTGGCATGGAGCTCGGCCCAGATATTATATAGAAGTCAAGACAACGACTGGGCCGTGTAGCACCGCGTTCTACATGAGCGGCAAACAATACCAGCTG ATGCAGCAAATTCACCACACCGAAGACCGTTCCGAGATATATATGGTCTTCCGCGTGTTCCAGCTCGATAGCGATGGGATTGGTCTGTGTGTTTATACCGACCCAGAGAAACTCAGGCAAGATGGGCGTCTGCTCTTCAAAGGACAGGCATGGTCTATCACCCCAGGAGCCAACACGGGGTAG
- a CDS encoding hypothetical protein (EggNog:ENOG41) yields the protein MVGKRQWNNEGARHRGRHVGDESNHDDHPRDLETGRYSYYDPNQKSRPKPRIMQFQDAARTALEDARRGEIKRALLHGIDRQGLEKYRKSEEELKAMKNKKLRAFYEQQNERLNDWLEVDAVVMAIADDVLESMNPDPDHDGDQERCGGIQRVDGRIGELLPEEEKEKRRKAARKANLAININVIANILLLAGKAFAVFTTGSLSLVASLVDSALDLLCTLIVWSTSRLVLWRLQAMQRRFPVGKRRLEPLGILVFSIIMVISFLQILQESFSRLLKHSEAEILSWAAIASLLATIILKGAIGLGCRPIKSSQVQALVQDCKTDVIFNTLSLLFPLIGYRANIWWLDPVGAGLLSLFIIYDWGHTCFENVVRLSGEAADDHTLKKLIYLAYRFAPVVAGFKNVTAYHAGDGVWVEFDVLLDEKTPLNRSHDIAETLQYCAEGLGVVDRAFVTTDYAASGPLGHALDSEWNH from the coding sequence ATGGTGGGAAAACGTCAGTGGAATAATGAAGGCGCTCGCCATCGCGGCCGTCACGTCGGCGATGAATCAAACCACGATGACCACCCTCGCGATCTCGAAACAGGTCGATACTCATACTACGACCCCAACCAGAAATCCCGTCCCAAGCCACGAATAATGCAATTCCAAGACGCAGCGCGCACAGCTCTCGAGGACGCACGCCGCGGTGAGATCAAGCGCGCACTGCTCCACGGCATCGATCGTCAAGGCCTAGAAAAGTACAGAAAGTCAGAAGAGGAGCTCAAAGCGATGAAGAATAAAAAACTCCGCGCTTTTTACGAGCAGCAGAATGAGCGTCTTAATGATTGGCTCGAGGTCGATGCTGTGGTGATGGCGATTGCGGATGATGTGCTTGAGAGTATGAATCCCGATCCGGATCATGATGGGGATCAGGAGAGGTGTGGAGGGATTCAGCGTGTGGACGGTAGGATTGGAGAGTTGTtgcctgaggaggagaaggagaagaggagaaaagcTGCGAGGAAGGCGAATTTGGCTATCAATATTAACGTGATAGCTAATATTCTGCTTCTGGCGGGAAAGGCCTTTGCTGTGTTTACGACGGGATCACTGTCGCTCGTTGCGTCGCTTGTGGATTCAGCGCTGGATCTACTGTGCACGCTCATCGTGTGGTCGACGAGTAGACTTGTGCTGTGGCGGTTACAAGCGATGCAGCGACGCTTTCCAGTAGGAAAAAGACGTTTGGAACCACTGGGCATTCTCGTGTTTTCGATCATCATGGTCATTTCGTTTCTGCAGATTCTGCAAGAGTCGTTCTCGAGATTACTGAAGCATTCTGAGGCAGAGATTCTGAGCTGGGCTGCTATTGCATCTCTGCTCGCGACAATTATACTCAAGGGAGCTATTGGGCTGGGATGTCGACctatcaagtcaagtcaggtACAAGCTCTTGTGCAGGATTGCAAAACGGATGTAATCTTCAACACTCTCTCGCTCCTCTTTCCACTGATCGGTTATCGCGCAAACATATGGTGGCTCGACCCCGTCGGCGCAGGgctcctctccctcttcataATCTACGACTGGGGCCATACATGTTTCGAGAACGTGGTGCGCCTCTCAGGCGAAGCAGCAGACGACCACACCCTCAAGAAGCTAATCTACCTGGCCTATCGCTTCGCACCGGTAGTAGCTGGCTTCAAGAACGTAACGGCGTATCATGCGGGAGATGGCGTCTGGGTTGAGTTTGACGTGTTGTTGGACGAGAAGACACCGTTGAATAGATCGCATGACATCGCGGAGACGTTGCAGTATTGTGCGGAGGGTTTGGGGGTTGTGGATAGGGCGTTTGTGACGACGGATTATGCGGCGAGCGGACCTTTGGGGCATGCGCTGGATTCAGAGTGGAATCACTAA
- a CDS encoding hypothetical protein (EggNog:ENOG41), producing the protein MRFLTTLRPTIRLAPRIPLRPFHAARVLYQDQVKDSNGSFIDGLAEGEAKGCTGGGEALDASSKNAPPQPKVSNQSIPGNQTDELTKEQKKEVEEHNRDFDKKHDRGNVAPGDKVDKKFWGDGRHGEKNNKDATPKEDK; encoded by the coding sequence ATGCGCTTCCTAACCACTCTCCGCCCAACAATTCGCCTCGCCCCGCGCATCCCCCTCCGTCCCTTCCACGCCGCCCGCGTTCTGTATCAAGACCAAGTCAAAGACAGCAATGGGAGTTTCATCGACGGTCTCGCAGAGGGCGAAGCAAAGGGATGCACAGGCGGCGGCGAAGCCCTCGATGCAAGCTCCAAGAATGCACCTCCCCAGCCGAAAGTGTCGAACCAAAGTATCCCAGGGAACCAGACTGATGAGTTGACgaaggagcagaagaaggaggtcgaggagcACAACCGGGACTTTGATAAGAAGCATGATCGCGGGAATGTTGCGCCTGGTGACAAGgttgataagaagttctGGGGAGATGGAAGACATGGGGAGAAGAATAACAAGGATGCGACGCCAAAGGAGGATAAGTGA
- a CDS encoding hypothetical protein (EggNog:ENOG41), with translation MSVEEVNKTAVFIISSPKTSIHIITDCPFIMSNPQYIKVLRGEGPSPDTQQESASFSEQMKNWLREGPKDTPWNGIDSVAVSATQHNSKVNVAPSNAPATQGSNK, from the exons ATGTCGGTCGAGGAAGTGAACAAGACCGCAGTATTCATCATCAGTAGTCCAAAGACAAG CATCCATATTATCACAGACTGCCCCTTCATCATGTCAAACCCTCAGTACATCAAAGTTCTCCGCGGAGAAGGTCCCTCGCCTGACACTCAGCAGGAGTCTGCTTCCTTCTCAGAGCAGATGAAGAACTGGCTACGAGAGGGTCCCAAAGATACACCGTGGAATGGTATTGATTCGGTCGCTGTATCTGCCACTCAACACAACTCTAAAGTCAACGTCGCGCCGTCTAATGCCCCTGCTACGCAAGGCAGTAATAAGTAG